One Rhodoferax sp. GW822-FHT02A01 genomic window, TTTGAGTCGGTGCTGGTCACGCGTGAAGTGCCCTGGGCCCAGACCGGACTGGGCAAGGTGTACTTTCACGACAAGAAATACGCCCAGGCCAGGGAGATGTTCCAGAGCGTGCTGGAGCAAAACGAAGTGTTCATGGAAGCGTCAGACTGGCTGGCCAAGACCTGCATCATGCAAGGCGACCACCAGACCGCGCAAACGGTGTTGCAGGATGCGGCACGGCTCTCCCCCAACTCGCCCACGCGGCAAAAGCTGCTGGGTGACACGGCACTCAAGAACGGCGCTCTGGATGTGGCCCGCAGCGCCTTCGAGAAGACCATCCGTATCAGCGAGTTCTCTCCACACAAGTCTGCCTCGGCCTACACGCGTCTGGCCCGGGTGCTTTCTGAGCAGGGCGCACCGCAGGACGCACTCAAGACGCTGGCCCAGAGCAAGAAGGAATTCCGCTACAACACCGAAGCGGCACTGCAGACCGCCGCGGCGGAAAGCGTGATCTACCAGGACATGGGGCAGGCAGACCGGGCCCAGGCCGCCCTGCTGGAAACGGAGAAACTGATCGACAAGGCCGCAGGCAAAGTGGGCGCCGATGTGGCACTGGAAGTGGCCGACTCCCTGTTCAGGCTGGGCAAGAAAGACAAGGCCTGCAGCCTGCTCAAGGACGTGGTGCGCAACAACCACGAGAACCAGGAGCTGTCCAACAGCATTGCCGCCATCTTCGAAGAACATGGCCTAGTCGCAGAAGGTCAGGCACTGATCGCCGAATCACGTGGCGAGGTGGTGGGCATCAACAACGAAGGTGTGACGCTGGCCAAACAGGGCGACCTGCTGGCGGGGGTCAACCGGCTGCGCACGGCGGCAGAGAAATTGCCGAACAACGAAGTCATCCTGATCAACCTGTGCGGCCTGCTCATTGCCTTGCTCAGCAAGGAAGGCCGCAACCACCAGATCGCCGGAGAAGTGCGCGAGCTGCTGGACCGGGTGCGCCAGCTCAACCCGTCCAACAAGAATTACCACGTCTACACCGCGGCGCTCAACCGCGTCATGGGCACCAACTAGCGTTTGCCAGTGCTCCGCCGCGCATTGGGGCGTCCGTGTACCTTATTGTTTTTCTTCGATGGCCAGAAGGGCTGCCCCGTAGGCGTCGGAACACAACGCGCTATTGCTGCGCCGGATAGCCCCATCACAGGCGGCATTGGCCTTGGCGCTGGTAAGCAAGGCACCCAACTGGGCGCGGCCTTTGGCGTCATTGAGCGACACCATGAACGGCCCGGCCTTGGAAGCCGCCAGCGCGCTGATGTCACGCGGCGCATCCGCCACCACCACCAGCAGATTGTCCATGCCTTCAGGGCCGCCCGCCTTCACGCGCCAGTTCGGGCGCGGCAACTGCAACGTCTGCCCTGCCTCGATGCGGTTGTTCTGATCCAGGTCGTTGGGAAACAGCAGGTAGACCGACTGGTTGTCCGAGCCTGCCAGTGCCAGATAGACATAGCCCGACTTGTCCGATTGCACCGACAGGTCCAAGGCATCCTTGCCGATCTTCAGGCGGCTCTGGCCGACGCTGGCTTGCACCGCGTGCTTGGCGTCGCGCTGGGCATACATGAGCTTCAGTGCCTGCTCGCCGGTCAAGGGCGGCGCTGCAACTACGACTGGCGCCGGCTGGGCCGCAGTCGTGGCTGCCGGTGCGGTTGCCTGGGAAGGCGCGGCCAGCACCGGCGCAAGCGCAGGCTGGCTGAACCAGGCTGGAACGAACTCGGTGTTGCCGTTGAGTACCAGGTTGTGTGGCTTGAAGACCGTACTGGTGGCCATGCGCTGGTTGATCTTTTCCTGGGCGCATTGGCGTATTTCATCGATGCTGATGGAACCCGAGTTGTCCAGGTCCTTGGCATCGCGCAGCATGCAGTCGCGCATGTACTGGGTTGCCAGGCCGCCCTTGGCTTCGTCGTCGAAGCTGATCTCGTTGTCGCGCGAGGCGCTCAGGTGGATGATGTCCTGCGGCAGCATGCCCTTGGCGGTGGCCTCGACGATGAGGTTGCGCGTCTTCACATTCACAGGTCGGCCGCACTCCTCATTGGTACTGACGAACTTGCCACGCAGATTGCCTTCGTCGCCAGGCACGCTGATGCCGCGCGTGCGCAAGGTGGACTGGGCCTGGGCCACGCCGCCAGAGTGGCAGGCGTCGTACATCACGAACAGCTTGTCGGTCTTGTTGGTGATACCCGAGAGCAGGCTGGCCATCTCGTGGTTGGAAATCTGGCCGCGCGTGCCGCCGTCATAGGCCAGCAGCGCCTCCACGCAACCGCCGGCAGCCGGGTCCAGATAGCGGGTGCCATGGCCCGAGTAGTGAATGAACACACGGTCGCCTTCTTGCACCCGGTCGTTGAGTTCCTGCAGCGCCTTGCGGATGCCGTCGCCGGTGGCCTGATCGTCCTGCAAGTAGCGGATGTTCTCCGCCGGAACCTGCATGCTCTGCGCCATCTGGGTGGCCGACTGGCGGTCGAACTTGACGCCGGGCAGCTCGGGGATGCCAGGGTCGGCGTAGCGGCTGATGCCGATGATGAGCGCATGGCGGTTGCTGCGCGGTGGCAGCATGCGCACGCCCAGAGTCATGGCGCTGTTGCCTGCCACTTCGCGGCCACTGGCCACCGTGCTCACGGCCGAAGCCTGTGTCTTCCAGTTGAGCGCGCTGGCACGAATCCAGCCGCTGGCTACCGCCTTGTTGCCCGGCTCCACCACCGAGACCCAGGCCCAGCCGCCCTCGGCGCTGAGCAGGCGCACGGTGGCGGCGACTGACAGGTTTTGCACCACGGCAGCATCGGCCAACTTGTCTGCGCGCAATTCCGTGGCACGGGTCAGGCCCAGCACCCCCTGCTCGGCCGCACCCGCTGCGGCGGAGCCCCCCAGAGCGAAGCTGAAACAAGCCAAGGCAAGGCGGTTTCGTAACAAGGTCATGACGGGGTTCCTTCCTTTTTTACGGGTTCGAGCTTAGACCAGATTCGCTGGGCCGCCTGCGCCAGCGCTGCGCGCCCCAGCCCATCCGGCAAGGGCTGGATGGCCGCACTGGCGTAACGGGAAAAACGCCTATCCCGCTGGAGAGCGCGCTGCAATACCTGCAAACTATGCTGCGGCCCAACGATGGCCGCATGCTGGCCCAACTCCGGCCAGCGCAACTTCTGCAACACATGCACCGACAGGTCCGGGACGATCAGGCGGCAATCCGGCGCATGCTTTTCCAGCAGATCAATCAGGTGGTCCAACGGACCTTCCAGCCAGGGGCTGTTGCGTTGCAACGGCCACAGACCCAGGGCTCTGCCAGGCAGCGGCGAACACCAATAGTTGCGCCGCAGCCCGTTCCAGTAGCGCAGCAGTGCCATGAACAGCAACGCCAACGCGGCCGATAGCTTGAGGTCCACGAACACCGGCGAACCATTCAGCGACAAGTAACTGACGAACAGCAGTCCGGCCGGCAGCACCAGGGTAGGCATGGCCAAGGTGGCCAACTTTCTGTGTTGCACCCACAGCGCGGTGCCCAGGCACAGGGCCATGGCGATCAGCGCATCCAGCCAGCGCGGCAACTCGCGCAGGTGGCGCCGGTGGAGCTCGTTGTCCAGCACGGTGGCCAGGGCATCCACGCCCGGATGGTCGGCCGCCAGGGACGTAGGGTGTACATCGTGCAAGGAAGCCGCAGCGGAGCCGATCACGATCACCTTGCCGGCGAAGTCCGGTAAGCCGGTCACGACTTTGCCGGTATCAGCGGCCTGGAATACGTCTGCAAACCCTACGCGCGGATAGGCCGAAGGCTTGCTGCGCCAGGCGATCAGCTCACCGGCCTGCTCGTTTGCCACAGGCGCCTGGGCAAGGCGTTGTCGGTAGGCATCTGGGTCCACCGTGGCCAGGGTTGCCAGGGCAAGGGACTGGATACGGCTGTGGTCCGGCAGGGTTTCCAGTGCGCGGTTGTGGCGCAGCACGCCATCGGAATCCACATAGCCGTTGTTGTAGCCCAGGCGTGAGGCGGCAATGGCGGGCAAGGCGGGTGGAATCACGGCCACAGTGGCACTAGGTGCCGAGGCGCTTGCCGCGGGCTCTGCGGCCCAGAGCGTTGGCAGCACTGCGCGGGAAATGGCGCTCTTTGCGTCCGCTTCCGGGGACAGTCGCACCACAGAAAAGTGGCCGTGGCTGCTGCGGGACACTGCCGCATTGAACGCCGCGTCGCCGCCGGGGCTGATGCGGTCCGCATCCGAAAACATGATGTCCCAGACGATGGCGGCAGGTTTTTGCCGCTCCAGATAGTCCAGCACCGTGGCCAGCGTGTCCCGCGGCCAGGGCCAGCGCCCGAACTCGCCAGCCATGCGCTGCAGCGAGGGCTCGTCAATGTCGATGATGAGCACACGCGGGTCGGGTGCCGCCACCAGCACACGGGCACGCACCATGGCATCAAACGTCGCGGGCGAGATGCCCGTGGTGAACCGCAGCACGAACACGTCGAGCATGATCCAGACGCAAAAAATGCAGGCCAGTCCCCAGATCACCCGCGCGGCGGGCCAGGCACCAGCCTTTTTCTCCCAATGGCCGATGGCGCGTCGCAGCCAGGCGATCACGGTCAATCCAGGTTGACGATCTTCACGCGCCGGTTTTCTGCCGCCAGCGGCACCTGCGGATTGGCGGGTTCGCTGGAGCCCTTGCCCACGGCCACCAGACGATCTGCCGCAATGCCCTTGGATACCAGCAGGTCCCGCACGGCTGCAGCACGCTGGTCACTCAGCTTGCGGTTGTATTCCGCGTTGCCTTTGGCGTCGGTATGGCCTTCGATGACAAAGCGCGAGTTCAGCAGGGCGTCGGACGACAGGGCCGAGGCCAGGTTGGACAATGCGGCGAGGCTCTCTGCACGGATGCGGGAAGAATCAAAGTCAAACTGGATGCTCAGCGACAGCGAGGGGCGCTCCTGCGCCTGTGCGACGCCAGTCGCCTGGACCGCGCTACCGCCCGCGTCTGCAGGTACCGCTTCCACCGTGAGATTGCGCAGGCTGCGCAGACGCGGCGGCGTCCTGAGTTGCTGAATCATCTGTTCGGTGGACGGCGTCGTCGCCTGGGCAAACGCCGCGCCGGAAAGCGCCAGCAGCGTGCAGATCAGTAGGCTTCGTATCGCGCTCATTTCAGGCTCAGGAAAACTGCGGTGGACGTTTGTCGATGAATGCCTGCACCCCCTCCAGAGCATCGGCGTCCATCATGTTACAGGCCATGGTGTTCAACGCGTCCTGGTAGGCCGCTTCCATGCCCGATTCCAGCTGCCGGTAGAAAAGACCCTTGCCCATTTCAATGGCCACGCGCGGCTTCTTCAGGATGCTGTCCACCAGCTTCTGCACGGTGGCATCCAGCTGTTCGGCCGGCACAGCGTGGTTGATCAGGCCTTGCGCCTGTGCCTCCTGCGCGCTGATGAACTCGCCCGTCACCAGCATCTCGAAGGCGGCCTTGCGGCTCACGTTGCGGCTCAGGGCCACGCTGGGCGTGGAGCAGAACAGGCCGTAGTTCACGCCGCTGGTGGCAAAGCGCGCCGTGTCGGCAGCCACCGCCAGATCGCACATGGCCACCAGTTGGCACCCCGCTGCCGTGGCAATGCCCTGCACCCGGGCAATCACCGGCACCGGCAGGCGCTGCAGGCCCATCATCACTTCACTGCACTGGGCAAACAGCGTGCGGTAGTACGCCAGCGAAGGCGCTGCCCGCATTTCCTTGAGGTCGTGGCCGGCACAAAAAGCTTTGCCCTCTGCCGCCAGCACGACCACACGTACCGACGTATCGACGGCAATGTCCTGGGTAGCTTTTTGCAGTGCAGTCAGCATGGCCTCGCTCAATGCATTGAAGGCTTGCGGACGGTTGAGCGTGAGCGTGACCACGCCGCGCGCATCACGCGCCACCTGCAGGAGCTCAGCTTGCTCGCTCACGATGCAATGGCCTTTTCGGCACGCTTGCGCAACTCGAACTTCTGGATCTTGCCGGTCGACGTCTTGGGAATGGATTCAAAACGGATATCGCGCGGCACCTTGTAGCCCGCCAGCAGCGATTTGCAATGGTCAATCAGGTCCTGCGGCGTGACCTGCACACCGTCCTTGACTTCCACATAGGCCACCGGCGTCTCACCCCATTTGGGGTCGGGCTTGGCGACCACCGCGCACGACAGTACCGCCGGGTGGCGGTACAGCGCATCTTCGACTTCCAGCGAGCTGATGTTCTCGCCACCGGAGATGATGATGTCCTTGCTGCGGTCCTTGATCTTGACGTAGCGGTCACCCTCTAGCACCGCCAGGTCACCGGTATGGAACCAGCCGCCCGCAAAGGCCTCGGCTGTGGCCTTGGGGTTCTTGAGGTAGCCCTTCATGACGATGTTGCCGCGGAACATGATTTCGCCCATGGTCTGGCCGTCGGCGGGGACTTCGGTCATCTCCTCGGCGTTCATCACGGTCATGCCTTCCTGCAGCGGGTAACGCACGCCCTGGCGGCCATTCAGGCGGGTCTGCTCGGACAAGGACTCGCTGGCCCACTGCGTGCGCTTGGCGGCCACCGATGCTGGACCGTAGACCTCGGTCAGACCGTACACATGGGTGATGTCAAAGCCGATCTGGGCCATGCCTTCGATCATGGAGGCCGGTGGCGCAGCACCGGCCACCATGCCGCGCACCTTGTGGCGGATGTTGGCGCGCATCTCGGGCGGTGCGGCAATCAGCAGGTTGTGCACGATGGGAGCAGCGCAGTAGTGGTCCACGCCATGCTCGGCAATGGCCGGCAGGATGTGGGCCGCGTCCACGCGGCGCAGGCACACATGGGTGCCCGCCAGCATGGCCACGGTCCAGGGGAAGCACCAGCCATTGCAGTGAAACATGGGCAGGGTCCACAGGTAAGTGGGGAAATGCGGCATGGTCCAGGTGGCGGCATTGCAGGTAGCGTTGAGGTAGGCGCCGCGGTGGTGGGTGACCACGCCCTTGGGGTCGCCGGTGGTGCCAGAGGTGTAGCTCACGGCAATGGCGTCCCACTCGTCCTGCGGGCCCTGCAGCACGGCCAAGGGTTCGTGAGCCGCCAGAAAGGCTTCGTACTCCTGCGTACCCACGCGCTCGCCCGTGCCGGTGAACTCGCTGTCGCATACGTCAATCACCAGCACCTCGCGCCCATGCTCTTCCTTGAGCATGCGCAACGCGTCCTTCATCAGGTGCGAGAACTCGGTGTCGGTGATCAGCACACTGGCTTCGCAGTGGTTCATCTGCCAGGCCAGCAGCCAGGGGTCGAGCCGGGTGTTGAGCGTGTTGAGCACGGCATTGAGGGCCGGCACGGCGTAGTGCGCCTCCACCATCTCAGGCGTGTTGGGCAGCATCACACTCACCGTGCTGCCGCGTTTGACCCCATGCGCCTTGAGGGCCGCGGCCAGCCGCGCCGAACGCTCACGGGTCTGAGCCCAGGTGTAGCGACGCTTGCCATGGATTACGGCGGTGAGGTCACCGAAGATTTCCGCCGTGCGCTCCACAAAGCTCACGGGCGAGAGCGCCACGAAATTGGCGGGGTTCTTGTCGAGGTGTTGGTCGAATATGGAAGTCATTGTTGTGCTGCTTTCTCCAGTGCCTGGTCTATGTCCCAAAGAATGTCGTCAATGTGTTCCAACCCTACCGACATGCGCACCATGTCGGGCAGCACGCCGGCGGCGATCTGCTGTTGTTCGTCCAGCTGCCGGTGCGTGGTGCTTGCGGGATGGATGATGAGTGTGCGCGTGTCGCCGATATTGGCCAGATGGCTCATGAAGCGTGCCGCCTCGATGAAGCGCACTCCGGCTTGCAGCCCGCCCTTGACGCCAAACGCCAGCAAGCCCGACGCGCCCGGCACGCCGTCTATGGCGCGCATCTGTTTCTGCACCAGCGCATGGTCGGCGTGGTCGGGCAGACCGGGATAGCTCACCCAGGCCACCTGCTTGTGGGCTTGAAGGAACTCGGCCACCTTGCGCGCGTTGCTGCAATGGCGCTCCATGCGCACATGCAAGGTCTCGGTGCCCTGCAGAATTTGCCACGCCGCCATGGGCGACAGCGCGGCGCCATACACCCGCAAGGTCTCCATGCGGGCACGCATGGTGAAGGCGAAGTCGCCAAAGGTCTCAAAGAACTTCACGCCGTGGTAGCCCGCGGAAGGTTCTGTCATGCCGGGGAACTTGCCGTTGTCCCAGGGGAACTTGCCGCTCTCCACCACCACGCCACCCAGCGTGGTGCCGTGGCCAGCCAGGTATTTGGTAGCCGAGTGCACCACGATGTCAGCGCCCCAGCGTATGGGTTGGCACAGGAAGGGCGACGGCACCGTGTTGTCGATGACCAGCGGCAGGCCATGGGCATGGGCCACATCGGCTATTGCCGCAATGTCCAGCACCGCCAAGCTGGGGTTGCCCAGGCTCTCGGCAAACACAGCGCGGGTATTGGGTTGGATGGCGGCGGCAAAGGCCTCGGGCTTGCGTGCATCCACAAAGGTGGTGGTAATGCCCAGCTTGGCCAGGTTCACCGCCAGCAAAGACACGCTGCCGCCGTACAGCGCACCCGCCGCAACGACGTGGTCGCCTTGCTGCAGCAAGGTCATCAGCACCATGCTTTCCGCCGCCATGCCGCTGGCCGACGCCAGCCCTGCACGCCCACCTTCCAGCGCGGCGACGCGCTCTTCGAGTGCCGCCACCGTGGGGTTGCTCAGTCGCGAATACACATTGCCAAAGGTCTGCAGATTGAACAGGCTGGCTGCGTGGTCGGCGCTGTCAAACACAAAGCTGGTGGTCTGGTAGATGGGCACTGCGCGGGCGCCAGTAGCGGCGTCGGGAATCTGGCCGGCGTGGATGGTCAGGGTTTCAGGTTGGTAGATGCGATCAGCCATGTGGTTCCCCTTATCCCGGGCGTTTGGCGGAGATGACGCCGGTGTTCACCCCGGCCCAGTTCAGACCGCCCATGAGGCGAGCATGCTCGATCTTGACGCAGCGGTTGGTGACCGAATCCAGCCCCGCCGCCCGCGCCAGTGCGTCGGCCTCCAGGTTGTTGACACCGAGCTGCTGCCACAGGCATTTGGCGCCTATGTCTATGGCCTGCTGCGCAATGGGCAGCACGTCTTCGGTCTTGCGAAACACGTCCACCATGTCCACAGCAAAGGGGATATCGGCCAACGTGGCATAGCAGGTCTCACCCAGAATGGCTGTGCCGCTTGCTGCGTAACGCGGGTTCACCGGCACGATGCGGTAACCGTGCTCCTGCATGTACTTGGCGGCAAAGAAGCTGGGGCGGTGCCATTCCGCAGAAAGCCCCACCACCGCGATGGTGCGGTACTGGCGAAGAATGCGTTGCAAGCTGGCGATATCGTTGTTCACAAGGGTCCAATCATTCGCAGGAAGACCCGCACAATATAGCGCCGCTCCCACCGGGTGTCGGATACTAAACACCCAAACCTAGCCCTGCCTGACAAATCAGCCCCACCATGACAAGAAACGCCTCCAGCAGCACGCTGGTCTATTCCACCGACAGCGGCCGCATCTGCACCGGTTGCGGCAAGCCTGTGGCGCAATGCATCTGCAAGACCGCCAGTGCCGCGCCGTTGGGCAACGGCAATGTACGTGTCAGCCGTGAAACCAAGGGCCGCGCCGGCAAAGGCGTAACGGTCATCAAGGGCCTGCCCCTGGCAGCCGCCGAGCTTGCGGCGCTGGGCAAGCAATTGCGCACCGCCTGTGGCTCGGGCGGCACCGTCAAAGATGGCACGCTGGAAATCCAGGGCGACCATGCGGACCGTGTGGTGGAACTGCTCAAGGCCCAGGGCTTCAGCGCCAAGCGCGCAGGCGGGTAAGCTCCCCACCATGCAGAAGTTTGACGTAGTGATCGTGGGTGCCGGGGCTGCCGGCTTGTTTTGCGCCGGTGTGGCCGGGCAACTGGGCCTGAAAGTGCTGGTGCTGGACCACAGCGAGAAGGTGGCGGAAAAAATCCGCATTTCGGGCGGCGGGCGCTGCAACTTCACCAACTTGGATGTGACAGCGGCCAATTTCCTGAGCGAGAACCCGCGCTTTGCCAAGTCGGCCCTGTCGCGCTACACGCCGCGCGACTTCATAACGCTCCTGCAGAAGCACCAGATTGCCTTCCACGAAAAGCACAAGGGCCAGCTGTTCTGCGACCGTTCCGCCGAAGACATCATCAACCTGCTGCTGGCGGAATGCGCGCAAGGCGGCGTACAAGGCTGGCAGCCCTGCAGCCTCAAGGCGGTGCGCTTCCACGCCGGTGCCGACCTTCCCTACACCCTGGATACCAGCCAGGGTGAGGTCGGCTGCAAGGCGGTGGTGATTGCCACCGGCGGCCTGTCCATTCCCAAGATAGGTGCCAGTGACCTGGGCTACCGTGTTGCCAAACAGTTTGATTTGCCGGTGGTAGCGACCCGGCCCGCGCTGGTGCCACTGACTTTTGACGAGGCTGCCTGGGCGCCATTCGCGCAGCTCTCCGGTTTGTCCTTGCCGGTGGAAATCGCCACCGGCGCCAAGAAGGACTCCATGCAGTTCCGTGAAGACCTGCTGTTCACCCACCGGGGCTTGAGCGGCCCCGGCGTGCTGCAGATCTCCAGCTACTGGAAGGAGGGCAGCAGCATCCGCCTGAACCTGGTGCCCGACACCGCCCTGGCCGATTACCTGCAGCAGGCCAAGGCCACGTCGCGCAAACGCATTGCGAACGAACTCGCCGCCCTGCTCCCTTCCCGGCTGGCCGATACCTGGGTGGCGCAAGGTGCGGCCCTGGGCCAGAACTGGGACCGCGCGGTGAACGAGGCATCCGACAAGGCGCTTCTGCTGCTGGCAGAGCGCATCAACCGCTGGGAGCTCACACCCACGGGCACCGAGGGTTATCGCAAGGCCGAGGTCACCGCGGGCGGCGTGGATACCAAGGTACTCTCCAGCCAAACCATGGAAAGCCGGCAGCCCGGCCTGTATTTCATTGGGGAAGTGGTGGATGTGACCGGCTGGCTGGGCGGCTACAACTTCCAGTGGGCCTGGGCCAGCGCCTTCGCCTGCGCGCAGGGCCTGGCAGCCCGTTTGCAACAGCCTGGTTGAAAGCGCTTGGACGTAGCCTAAGACAAAGGTTATAATCGCAGGCTCTTTGGCAGTTCCCCGTCGGCCAATACTAGTTAAGACGGGAAATACCGCTGAATCTGGCGAGTGGGGCCCGATCTTCCCCCTTGCATCGTGATCAGCACAATTTTTGGAACCCATTACGTAATGACAACGATCCGTGTAAAAGAAAACGAGCCGTTTGACGTCGCTCTGCGTCGCTTCAAGCGCACCATTGAAAAGCTGGGCCTGCTGACTGACTTGCGCGCACGCGAGTTCTACGAAAAGCCCACTGCCGAGCGCAAGCGCAAGAAGGCTGCTGCCGTCAAGCGCAACTACAAGCGCATCCGCAGCATGCAATTGCCCAAGAAACTCTACTGAGTTTCTGCTGCAGAAGCTGTTTTGAGCTTCCCGCCCGCAGGTTCACAAGGATCTGCCGGACACAAAATGCTCGCCTGGGGACGCTCCGGCGGGCATTTTTCATTCTGAGACCTCTTT contains:
- a CDS encoding acyl-CoA synthetase; this translates as MTSIFDQHLDKNPANFVALSPVSFVERTAEIFGDLTAVIHGKRRYTWAQTRERSARLAAALKAHGVKRGSTVSVMLPNTPEMVEAHYAVPALNAVLNTLNTRLDPWLLAWQMNHCEASVLITDTEFSHLMKDALRMLKEEHGREVLVIDVCDSEFTGTGERVGTQEYEAFLAAHEPLAVLQGPQDEWDAIAVSYTSGTTGDPKGVVTHHRGAYLNATCNAATWTMPHFPTYLWTLPMFHCNGWCFPWTVAMLAGTHVCLRRVDAAHILPAIAEHGVDHYCAAPIVHNLLIAAPPEMRANIRHKVRGMVAGAAPPASMIEGMAQIGFDITHVYGLTEVYGPASVAAKRTQWASESLSEQTRLNGRQGVRYPLQEGMTVMNAEEMTEVPADGQTMGEIMFRGNIVMKGYLKNPKATAEAFAGGWFHTGDLAVLEGDRYVKIKDRSKDIIISGGENISSLEVEDALYRHPAVLSCAVVAKPDPKWGETPVAYVEVKDGVQVTPQDLIDHCKSLLAGYKVPRDIRFESIPKTSTGKIQKFELRKRAEKAIAS
- a CDS encoding CHASE2 domain-containing protein, which gives rise to MIAWLRRAIGHWEKKAGAWPAARVIWGLACIFCVWIMLDVFVLRFTTGISPATFDAMVRARVLVAAPDPRVLIIDIDEPSLQRMAGEFGRWPWPRDTLATVLDYLERQKPAAIVWDIMFSDADRISPGGDAAFNAAVSRSSHGHFSVVRLSPEADAKSAISRAVLPTLWAAEPAASASAPSATVAVIPPALPAIAASRLGYNNGYVDSDGVLRHNRALETLPDHSRIQSLALATLATVDPDAYRQRLAQAPVANEQAGELIAWRSKPSAYPRVGFADVFQAADTGKVVTGLPDFAGKVIVIGSAAASLHDVHPTSLAADHPGVDALATVLDNELHRRHLRELPRWLDALIAMALCLGTALWVQHRKLATLAMPTLVLPAGLLFVSYLSLNGSPVFVDLKLSAALALLFMALLRYWNGLRRNYWCSPLPGRALGLWPLQRNSPWLEGPLDHLIDLLEKHAPDCRLIVPDLSVHVLQKLRWPELGQHAAIVGPQHSLQVLQRALQRDRRFSRYASAAIQPLPDGLGRAALAQAAQRIWSKLEPVKKEGTPS
- a CDS encoding OmpA family protein: MSAIRSLLICTLLALSGAAFAQATTPSTEQMIQQLRTPPRLRSLRNLTVEAVPADAGGSAVQATGVAQAQERPSLSLSIQFDFDSSRIRAESLAALSNLASALSSDALLNSRFVIEGHTDAKGNAEYNRKLSDQRAAAVRDLLVSKGIAADRLVAVGKGSSEPANPQVPLAAENRRVKIVNLD
- a CDS encoding caspase family protein, producing the protein MTLLRNRLALACFSFALGGSAAAGAAEQGVLGLTRATELRADKLADAAVVQNLSVAATVRLLSAEGGWAWVSVVEPGNKAVASGWIRASALNWKTQASAVSTVASGREVAGNSAMTLGVRMLPPRSNRHALIIGISRYADPGIPELPGVKFDRQSATQMAQSMQVPAENIRYLQDDQATGDGIRKALQELNDRVQEGDRVFIHYSGHGTRYLDPAAGGCVEALLAYDGGTRGQISNHEMASLLSGITNKTDKLFVMYDACHSGGVAQAQSTLRTRGISVPGDEGNLRGKFVSTNEECGRPVNVKTRNLIVEATAKGMLPQDIIHLSASRDNEISFDDEAKGGLATQYMRDCMLRDAKDLDNSGSISIDEIRQCAQEKINQRMATSTVFKPHNLVLNGNTEFVPAWFSQPALAPVLAAPSQATAPAATTAAQPAPVVVAAPPLTGEQALKLMYAQRDAKHAVQASVGQSRLKIGKDALDLSVQSDKSGYVYLALAGSDNQSVYLLFPNDLDQNNRIEAGQTLQLPRPNWRVKAGGPEGMDNLLVVVADAPRDISALAASKAGPFMVSLNDAKGRAQLGALLTSAKANAACDGAIRRSNSALCSDAYGAALLAIEEKQ
- a CDS encoding translation initiation factor Sui1, with amino-acid sequence MTRNASSSTLVYSTDSGRICTGCGKPVAQCICKTASAAPLGNGNVRVSRETKGRAGKGVTVIKGLPLAAAELAALGKQLRTACGSGGTVKDGTLEIQGDHADRVVELLKAQGFSAKRAGG
- a CDS encoding CoA-binding protein; amino-acid sequence: MNNDIASLQRILRQYRTIAVVGLSAEWHRPSFFAAKYMQEHGYRIVPVNPRYAASGTAILGETCYATLADIPFAVDMVDVFRKTEDVLPIAQQAIDIGAKCLWQQLGVNNLEADALARAAGLDSVTNRCVKIEHARLMGGLNWAGVNTGVISAKRPG
- a CDS encoding NAD(P)/FAD-dependent oxidoreductase, with the translated sequence MQKFDVVIVGAGAAGLFCAGVAGQLGLKVLVLDHSEKVAEKIRISGGGRCNFTNLDVTAANFLSENPRFAKSALSRYTPRDFITLLQKHQIAFHEKHKGQLFCDRSAEDIINLLLAECAQGGVQGWQPCSLKAVRFHAGADLPYTLDTSQGEVGCKAVVIATGGLSIPKIGASDLGYRVAKQFDLPVVATRPALVPLTFDEAAWAPFAQLSGLSLPVEIATGAKKDSMQFREDLLFTHRGLSGPGVLQISSYWKEGSSIRLNLVPDTALADYLQQAKATSRKRIANELAALLPSRLADTWVAQGAALGQNWDRAVNEASDKALLLLAERINRWELTPTGTEGYRKAEVTAGGVDTKVLSSQTMESRQPGLYFIGEVVDVTGWLGGYNFQWAWASAFACAQGLAARLQQPG
- a CDS encoding O-acetylhomoserine aminocarboxypropyltransferase/cysteine synthase family protein, encoding MADRIYQPETLTIHAGQIPDAATGARAVPIYQTTSFVFDSADHAASLFNLQTFGNVYSRLSNPTVAALEERVAALEGGRAGLASASGMAAESMVLMTLLQQGDHVVAAGALYGGSVSLLAVNLAKLGITTTFVDARKPEAFAAAIQPNTRAVFAESLGNPSLAVLDIAAIADVAHAHGLPLVIDNTVPSPFLCQPIRWGADIVVHSATKYLAGHGTTLGGVVVESGKFPWDNGKFPGMTEPSAGYHGVKFFETFGDFAFTMRARMETLRVYGAALSPMAAWQILQGTETLHVRMERHCSNARKVAEFLQAHKQVAWVSYPGLPDHADHALVQKQMRAIDGVPGASGLLAFGVKGGLQAGVRFIEAARFMSHLANIGDTRTLIIHPASTTHRQLDEQQQIAAGVLPDMVRMSVGLEHIDDILWDIDQALEKAAQQ
- a CDS encoding response regulator, with translation MSLALRQASILIIDDFQGMRTMLREFLSSMGVTAIDTASNGRDALQLLAANRFDIVICDYNLGEGANGQHILEEAKLKNHVGVSTVWVMVTAEKTPEMVMGAAEIRPDDYLLKPISQAMLENRLEKLLARKQSLAPIEASVKALNYADALAQCDQQLKSNAINPHEILRIKSELLLAMGDYAAATALFESVLVTREVPWAQTGLGKVYFHDKKYAQAREMFQSVLEQNEVFMEASDWLAKTCIMQGDHQTAQTVLQDAARLSPNSPTRQKLLGDTALKNGALDVARSAFEKTIRISEFSPHKSASAYTRLARVLSEQGAPQDALKTLAQSKKEFRYNTEAALQTAAAESVIYQDMGQADRAQAALLETEKLIDKAAGKVGADVALEVADSLFRLGKKDKACSLLKDVVRNNHENQELSNSIAAIFEEHGLVAEGQALIAESRGEVVGINNEGVTLAKQGDLLAGVNRLRTAAEKLPNNEVILINLCGLLIALLSKEGRNHQIAGEVRELLDRVRQLNPSNKNYHVYTAALNRVMGTN
- a CDS encoding enoyl-CoA hydratase; translation: MSEQAELLQVARDARGVVTLTLNRPQAFNALSEAMLTALQKATQDIAVDTSVRVVVLAAEGKAFCAGHDLKEMRAAPSLAYYRTLFAQCSEVMMGLQRLPVPVIARVQGIATAAGCQLVAMCDLAVAADTARFATSGVNYGLFCSTPSVALSRNVSRKAAFEMLVTGEFISAQEAQAQGLINHAVPAEQLDATVQKLVDSILKKPRVAIEMGKGLFYRQLESGMEAAYQDALNTMACNMMDADALEGVQAFIDKRPPQFS